In the Polyangia bacterium genome, one interval contains:
- a CDS encoding anthranilate synthase component I family protein — MIVVPAVPLPPAEAARRAARGVGAFWLASPGADHDIDVVADFVGCDPLRVVQSPVVDELEIAWGDERRRWAGGSGAAPLGWPIGVGWLSYDLARAWIKLPARAADDHGWSALGFHFYDAVWRADAITGRATIAAVDAAAARRLSARLADGPSPPPSAGSPGAVLWPRLQADRPDQHYLGGVARILDYLQAGDAYQVNLARRLSAPLPIADTLAAAARLRGQAPAPHGLWLATADGRGAIVGNSPERFLRADGRGLVETRPIKGTRRRGADPRGDEEPRRQLVASEKDRAEHVMIVDLERNDLGRVCRAGSVVLGELLRVMTLPTVFHLVSTVRGQLRSDVGLAALLRATFPGGSVTGAPKQRAMEIIEELEPFRRGPYTGATGWLGAAGDLDLAVAIRTALVRDGRLTLSVGGGIVADSLPTAELAETTAKAAAFAALGDDDGERQGGDG, encoded by the coding sequence CGATCATGACATTGACGTGGTCGCCGATTTTGTCGGCTGCGATCCCCTCCGGGTAGTGCAGTCGCCCGTCGTCGATGAATTGGAGATCGCTTGGGGCGACGAGCGGCGTCGCTGGGCCGGGGGCAGTGGTGCCGCGCCGCTGGGATGGCCGATCGGCGTCGGCTGGCTGTCGTATGATTTGGCGCGCGCGTGGATCAAGCTGCCGGCGCGCGCCGCGGACGATCACGGATGGTCGGCGCTGGGATTTCATTTCTACGACGCCGTCTGGCGCGCCGACGCCATCACCGGCAGGGCCACCATCGCGGCAGTCGACGCCGCGGCGGCGCGCCGACTGAGCGCGCGGCTGGCGGATGGGCCGTCGCCGCCGCCGTCGGCGGGTTCACCAGGGGCGGTTCTCTGGCCGCGTTTGCAAGCGGATCGGCCGGACCAGCATTACCTGGGCGGCGTGGCCCGCATTCTCGATTATCTGCAGGCCGGCGACGCCTATCAGGTCAATCTGGCGCGGCGGTTGAGTGCGCCGCTGCCGATCGCAGACACGCTGGCAGCGGCGGCTCGCCTGCGCGGGCAGGCGCCGGCGCCGCACGGTCTGTGGTTGGCCACCGCCGACGGACGGGGCGCCATCGTCGGCAATTCGCCCGAGCGGTTCTTGCGCGCCGACGGCCGCGGGCTGGTCGAGACGCGCCCGATCAAGGGCACCCGCCGCCGCGGCGCCGATCCGCGCGGCGACGAAGAGCCCCGCCGGCAGCTGGTCGCGTCGGAGAAAGATCGCGCCGAGCACGTGATGATCGTCGACCTGGAACGCAACGACCTGGGTCGGGTTTGCCGCGCGGGATCCGTGGTGCTAGGTGAGCTTTTGCGGGTGATGACGTTGCCGACGGTGTTTCATCTGGTGTCGACGGTGCGCGGACAGTTGCGCTCTGACGTCGGCCTGGCGGCGCTGTTGCGCGCGACGTTCCCCGGCGGTTCGGTCACCGGCGCGCCCAAGCAGCGCGCCATGGAGATCATCGAAGAGCTGGAGCCGTTTCGCCGTGGACCTTACACCGGCGCCACCGGCTGGTTGGGCGCTGCTGGCGATCTGGATCTGGCCGTTGCCATTCGCACCGCGCTGGTGCGCGACGGTCGACTGACGCTGTCGGTGGGCGGCGGCATCGTCGCCGATTCGCTGCCCACCGCCGAGCTGGCCGAGACCACCGCCAAGGCGGCGGCCTTCGCCGCGCTGGGCGACGACGACGGCGAGCGCCAGGGCGGCGACGGATGA